The Corynebacterium simulans genome contains a region encoding:
- the hutI gene encoding imidazolonepropionase, with product MSTLFTGISELHTVSEAGTLDDAAIVVTDGVVSWVGQRSQAPAADDIVDCGGRAVLPGWVDSHTHMIFDGDRSAEFEARMSGGSYEAGGIAVTMDATRSAGESRLEQLLVERIAAARRGGTTTVETKTGYGLNTESEVLAARVASKYADDVTFLGAHLVPPGADADAYLDEVVGPMLDGVADYANWIDVFCERGAFDETQSRRVLAAGKDRGLGVRVHGNQLGEGPGVQLAVELDAASVDHVNYLSDADIEALANSETVATMLPACDLSTREPLAPGRRLLDAGATVAIASNLNPGTSYTSSMNFCVTTAVLQQRLSLDEAVRAATFGGAKALRRHDVGGGLDAQGRPAKGTIVEGAAADLHVLDAPSAIHLAYRPGMPMTWRTFVAGKPAF from the coding sequence ATGAGCACCCTGTTTACTGGAATCTCCGAATTACACACGGTTAGTGAAGCCGGAACGCTTGACGACGCCGCCATCGTCGTCACCGATGGTGTGGTTTCCTGGGTGGGGCAGCGGTCTCAAGCGCCGGCCGCTGACGACATCGTGGATTGCGGTGGGCGAGCAGTTTTGCCCGGTTGGGTCGATTCGCATACCCATATGATTTTCGATGGAGACCGCTCCGCCGAATTCGAGGCCCGCATGAGCGGTGGCTCTTATGAAGCAGGCGGCATTGCAGTCACTATGGATGCCACTCGCTCTGCTGGCGAAAGCCGACTCGAGCAGCTTCTGGTCGAGCGCATTGCAGCGGCCCGTCGAGGCGGTACCACGACCGTCGAGACAAAAACTGGGTACGGCCTCAACACCGAATCCGAAGTGCTTGCTGCGCGAGTAGCATCCAAGTACGCAGATGACGTCACTTTTCTCGGCGCGCACCTTGTTCCGCCAGGCGCGGATGCTGATGCCTATTTGGATGAGGTCGTAGGTCCGATGCTTGACGGCGTCGCAGACTATGCGAATTGGATTGACGTGTTCTGTGAGCGAGGCGCGTTTGATGAGACGCAGTCTCGGCGGGTTCTTGCCGCTGGCAAGGATCGTGGCTTAGGCGTGCGTGTACACGGTAATCAGTTGGGTGAGGGGCCCGGTGTTCAACTCGCGGTTGAGCTGGATGCCGCTTCAGTCGACCACGTTAACTATTTGAGCGATGCCGACATTGAGGCTTTAGCCAACTCCGAGACCGTCGCTACCATGCTTCCTGCCTGCGATCTTTCCACTCGCGAGCCGCTAGCTCCGGGGCGTCGTCTGCTTGATGCAGGCGCCACCGTTGCTATCGCTTCTAATCTGAATCCGGGAACGTCTTATACCTCCTCGATGAACTTTTGCGTTACTACGGCGGTGCTGCAGCAGCGTCTATCTCTAGACGAGGCTGTCCGAGCAGCGACGTTTGGTGGCGCTAAAGCTCTTCGCAGGCACGATGTTGGTGGAGGCCTAGATGCGCAGGGGCGCCCGGCAAAGGGCACGATTGTTGAAGGTGCTGCGGCCGATCTTCATGTGCTCGATGCACCGAGCGCCATTCACTTGGCTTATCGCCCGGGTATGCCCATGACGTGGCGTACGTTTGTCGCAGGAAAACCTGCGTTCTAA
- a CDS encoding urocanate hydratase: protein MSQPREVRAPRGTELSAKSWQTEAPLRMLMNNLDPEVAERPEDLVVYGGTGRAARSWEAFDAIVESLKDLESDETLLVQSGKPVGIWKTNEWAPRVLIANSNLVGDWANWEHFRELEDEGLMMYGQMTAGSWIYIATQGILQGTFETFAAVAKKRFNGTLAGTFTLTGGCGGMGGAQPLSVTLNGGACLIVDVDETRLKRRQHKRYLDEVVTDLDEALKLVLDAKENKKPLSVGLVGNAAEVFPEILRRQRAGEFTVDIVTDQTSAHDPLSYLPSEITVEDWHNEAKADPTTFTKKARESMAAQVQAMVEFQDEGAEVFDYGNSIRDEARKAGYQRAFEFPGFVPAYIRPLFCEGLGPFRWAALSGDPEDIKVTDQALKELFPDNEHLHNWLDAAEEYVEFEGLPARICWLGYNERHKAGLLFNDLVREGKIKAPIVIGRDHLDSGSVASPYRETEAMLDGTDAVADWPLLNAMTAVSSGATWVSLHHGGGVGMGRSIHAGQVTVADGTELAAAKLRAVLTNDPGMGVIRHVDSGYTRAKEVADERGVRIPMEFRARD from the coding sequence ATGTCTCAACCACGCGAAGTACGCGCACCGCGCGGAACCGAACTGTCCGCCAAGTCCTGGCAGACCGAAGCGCCCCTGCGCATGCTCATGAATAACCTCGACCCGGAGGTAGCCGAGCGCCCCGAGGACCTCGTGGTCTACGGCGGCACCGGCCGTGCAGCGCGCAGCTGGGAGGCCTTCGATGCCATCGTAGAGTCCCTTAAGGATCTCGAGTCCGACGAGACCTTGCTGGTGCAGTCCGGCAAGCCGGTGGGCATCTGGAAGACCAACGAGTGGGCCCCCCGCGTGCTCATCGCCAACTCCAACCTCGTGGGAGACTGGGCAAACTGGGAGCACTTCCGCGAGCTCGAGGATGAAGGCCTCATGATGTACGGCCAAATGACGGCCGGCTCTTGGATCTACATCGCTACCCAGGGTATCCTGCAGGGCACCTTTGAGACCTTCGCGGCCGTAGCGAAGAAGCGCTTCAACGGCACCCTGGCCGGCACCTTCACTCTGACCGGTGGTTGCGGTGGCATGGGCGGCGCACAGCCGCTGTCCGTCACCCTTAACGGTGGCGCCTGCCTCATCGTAGACGTGGACGAGACCCGCCTAAAGCGCCGCCAGCATAAGCGTTACCTCGATGAGGTTGTCACCGACCTAGATGAAGCACTCAAGCTGGTTCTTGACGCCAAGGAAAACAAGAAGCCGCTATCCGTAGGCCTGGTAGGCAACGCCGCTGAGGTATTCCCGGAGATTCTGCGCCGCCAGCGCGCGGGCGAATTCACCGTCGATATCGTCACCGACCAGACCTCGGCCCACGATCCTTTGTCCTACCTGCCTTCTGAAATCACCGTGGAAGACTGGCACAACGAGGCTAAGGCGGATCCAACCACCTTCACTAAGAAGGCCCGTGAGTCCATGGCGGCCCAGGTTCAAGCGATGGTTGAATTCCAGGATGAGGGCGCTGAGGTCTTTGACTATGGCAACTCCATTCGTGACGAGGCTCGCAAGGCCGGCTACCAGCGCGCTTTCGAATTCCCAGGCTTCGTCCCGGCATATATCCGCCCACTCTTCTGTGAAGGCTTGGGCCCATTCCGCTGGGCTGCCCTCTCCGGCGATCCAGAGGACATCAAGGTCACCGACCAAGCACTCAAGGAGCTCTTCCCAGACAACGAGCACCTGCACAACTGGCTCGACGCAGCAGAGGAGTACGTCGAGTTCGAGGGACTGCCGGCACGTATTTGCTGGCTGGGTTATAACGAGCGCCACAAGGCCGGCCTGCTCTTCAACGACCTGGTGCGCGAGGGCAAAATCAAGGCTCCTATTGTCATCGGCCGCGACCACTTGGACTCCGGCTCCGTGGCCTCCCCATACCGCGAGACCGAGGCGATGCTCGATGGCACCGATGCCGTGGCCGACTGGCCACTGCTTAACGCCATGACCGCTGTGTCTTCCGGTGCTACCTGGGTGTCCCTTCACCACGGCGGCGGCGTGGGCATGGGCCGTTCCATCCACGCCGGTCAGGTTACCGTTGCAGACGGCACCGAGCTGGCCGCCGCCAAGCTGCGCGCGGTCCTCACCAACGACCCGGGCATGGGCGTTATCCGCCACGTCGATTCTGGATACACTCGCGCGAAGGAAGTAGCTGATGAGCGCGGCGTACGTATTCCGATGGAATTTCGAGCTCGCGACTAG
- a CDS encoding flavin reductase family protein, whose amino-acid sequence MSTISWRPQSEPNPLPFSPFKASTVPRPIGWLSSVDGEGRENIAPYSQWQNLTFDPPMVMFSANQYPDGRRKDTVLNAEETGWFVWNMATYDLREEVNKSAQVLDYGDSEWDRLSVTKEYADNYRIPMVKESPVKFECQYKTTLRVPGNSKVGSIDLVVADVKTIHIDESVIDEEGRLDILKIKPIARMGYFDYTVVTEKFEMRVPGSDDAARAGLEGSA is encoded by the coding sequence ATGTCGACCATCTCTTGGCGCCCGCAATCTGAGCCCAACCCCTTGCCGTTTTCCCCTTTTAAAGCCAGCACGGTACCGCGCCCCATTGGCTGGCTTTCCAGCGTGGATGGTGAGGGCCGCGAAAACATCGCGCCCTATAGCCAGTGGCAAAACCTCACCTTCGATCCACCCATGGTGATGTTTTCGGCCAACCAGTACCCGGATGGTCGTCGCAAGGACACGGTGCTTAACGCGGAGGAGACCGGCTGGTTTGTGTGGAATATGGCCACCTATGATCTACGCGAGGAAGTCAATAAATCCGCCCAGGTGCTCGACTATGGCGACAGCGAGTGGGATCGCCTGTCCGTTACCAAGGAATATGCGGACAATTACCGCATTCCCATGGTGAAAGAATCGCCGGTGAAATTCGAGTGCCAGTACAAGACCACGCTGCGCGTGCCTGGCAATTCCAAGGTGGGCAGCATCGACCTCGTGGTGGCAGATGTAAAGACTATCCATATCGATGAATCTGTCATCGATGAGGAAGGCAGGCTTGACATCCTCAAGATCAAGCCCATCGCGCGCATGGGTTACTTTGACTACACCGTGGTCACAGAAAAATTCGAGATGCGCGTGCCCGGCTCCGACGACGCCGCGCGCGCCGGACTAGAGGGCAGCGCGTAG
- the hutH gene encoding histidine ammonia-lyase has translation MPNAYPTTVTVNVGALSIEDVVAVARYGAQVEIAPEALAEVAATRERIEELAQDPTPVYGISTGFGALARRHIPEEMRAQLQLSLVRSHAAGTGPEVEEEVIRALMLLRLSTLCTGRTGVRPVVVETYAKALNAGIVPVVREYGSLGCSGDLAPLAHCALALLGEGEVRVNGELQDAGEALAAAGIEPLQLREKEGLALINGTDGMLGQLCLAITDLRAAAKTADIATAMTVEGLLGTLVVFADDLQQLRPHPGQADAAANILQVAEGSEILESALEEFKKNQVQDAYSVRCAPQVAGGFRDTLTHTAQVAERELAAAVDNPVVTKDGRVVSNGNFHGAPVAYALDFLAIVTADLASISERRTDRFLDPARNRGLNAFLADDPGVDSGHMIAQYAQAGIVSEMKRLANPSSADSIPSSAMQEDHVSMGWSAARKLRKAVDGLQRVLAVEILTAARAIDMREGTPAKGTGAVIAKLRETVKGPGVDRCLSPEIEETVRLVKEGALVEAVENATGKLRG, from the coding sequence ATGCCTAACGCCTACCCAACTACCGTGACCGTAAATGTCGGCGCGCTGAGCATCGAGGACGTCGTTGCCGTTGCCCGTTATGGCGCGCAGGTGGAGATTGCTCCCGAAGCGCTAGCAGAGGTGGCCGCTACCCGCGAGCGCATTGAAGAACTCGCGCAGGATCCGACCCCCGTCTACGGGATTTCCACCGGTTTCGGCGCTTTGGCCCGCCGTCATATCCCGGAAGAGATGCGCGCCCAGCTGCAGCTTTCCCTGGTACGTTCGCATGCTGCGGGCACCGGCCCGGAAGTAGAAGAAGAAGTCATCCGCGCACTGATGCTGCTGCGCCTGTCCACCCTGTGCACCGGCCGCACTGGCGTGCGCCCCGTAGTGGTGGAAACGTATGCCAAGGCCCTCAATGCCGGCATTGTGCCGGTGGTGCGCGAGTATGGCTCGCTGGGCTGCTCCGGAGATTTGGCGCCGCTTGCTCACTGTGCACTGGCCCTGTTGGGAGAAGGCGAGGTGCGGGTAAACGGCGAGCTGCAGGATGCGGGCGAAGCCTTGGCCGCAGCTGGCATCGAGCCGCTGCAGCTGCGCGAGAAGGAAGGCCTAGCGCTCATCAACGGCACCGATGGCATGCTCGGCCAGCTCTGCCTGGCCATTACTGACCTGCGCGCGGCCGCAAAGACCGCCGATATTGCCACCGCCATGACCGTGGAGGGCCTGCTGGGTACCCTCGTTGTCTTTGCAGATGACCTGCAGCAGTTGCGCCCACATCCGGGCCAGGCCGATGCCGCTGCGAATATCCTCCAGGTGGCCGAGGGATCTGAGATCCTGGAATCGGCCCTCGAGGAGTTCAAGAAGAATCAGGTGCAGGATGCCTACTCCGTGCGCTGCGCCCCGCAGGTAGCTGGCGGATTCCGCGATACGTTGACCCACACTGCCCAGGTGGCTGAACGCGAGCTGGCTGCCGCGGTAGATAACCCGGTGGTGACCAAGGATGGTCGCGTGGTCTCCAACGGCAACTTCCACGGCGCGCCGGTGGCCTACGCGCTTGATTTCCTAGCCATTGTCACGGCGGACCTGGCCTCCATTTCTGAGCGCCGCACCGACCGCTTCCTAGACCCGGCGCGCAACCGCGGGCTGAACGCCTTTCTTGCCGACGACCCCGGTGTTGACTCCGGCCACATGATTGCCCAGTATGCCCAGGCAGGCATCGTGAGCGAAATGAAGCGCCTGGCCAACCCATCTTCGGCCGATTCCATTCCTTCTTCTGCCATGCAGGAAGACCATGTGTCTATGGGCTGGTCCGCGGCTCGCAAGCTGCGCAAGGCCGTCGATGGCCTGCAGCGCGTGCTGGCCGTTGAGATCCTCACCGCCGCCCGCGCCATCGACATGCGCGAGGGCACCCCGGCTAAGGGAACCGGCGCGGTGATCGCCAAGCTGCGCGAAACCGTCAAGGGGCCAGGTGTGGACCGCTGCCTCTCGCCGGAAATCGAGGAGACCGTGCGCCTAGTCAAGGAGGGCGCGCTTGTCGAAGCCGTCGAGAATGCTACTGGAAAGCTGCGTGGTTAA
- a CDS encoding IclR family transcriptional regulator, with protein MEILKLLSTIDVPISAARIQGELNLPRSSTYHLLAEMVDAGFVAHLPEHKTYGLGLAAYSMASAYVTQQPLVRMATRDLEQCAALVGGSGHLSRMAGSEILYLQEVRAAGATSLVTEVGVRLQAHKTASGRVMLAHLPDAEVRAAFDTAGGSGFAALKERLGLVAARGWDQEIEEITRGQASVAVPILDHLDRPAAAVAVTYPVGTPDTKVDAAIRALLEVSDKMAAKMYRNHKK; from the coding sequence ATGGAGATCCTCAAGCTTTTATCCACGATCGACGTCCCTATTTCTGCCGCCCGCATCCAAGGTGAGCTCAACCTGCCGCGCTCATCTACGTACCACCTGCTGGCGGAGATGGTTGATGCTGGTTTTGTAGCCCATTTGCCGGAGCATAAGACCTATGGCCTGGGGTTGGCGGCGTATTCCATGGCCTCGGCCTATGTAACGCAGCAGCCCTTGGTGCGCATGGCTACTCGGGACTTGGAACAGTGTGCGGCGCTGGTGGGTGGATCGGGGCATCTGTCACGTATGGCTGGATCGGAAATTTTGTATCTGCAGGAGGTGCGTGCGGCCGGGGCTACTTCCTTGGTGACCGAGGTGGGCGTGCGCCTGCAAGCACATAAGACGGCATCCGGGCGTGTGATGCTGGCGCATCTGCCTGATGCGGAGGTGCGCGCCGCCTTTGATACTGCGGGAGGTAGCGGCTTTGCCGCGTTGAAAGAACGCTTGGGTTTGGTAGCTGCACGCGGGTGGGACCAAGAGATTGAAGAAATTACTCGCGGTCAGGCCTCTGTGGCGGTACCCATCCTGGATCATTTGGACCGCCCAGCGGCGGCGGTGGCGGTGACGTATCCGGTAGGGACGCCGGATACGAAGGTAGACGCCGCTATTCGAGCTTTGCTGGAGGTATCGGACAAGATGGCGGCTAAAATGTACCGCAATCATAAAAAGTGA
- the hutG gene encoding formimidoylglutamase encodes MNTETAELFTPAPEWSGRSDGPGPEHARWHSVINQSATSPAPVTLLGFASDEGVLRNGGRQGAAAGPAALRSALGSLAVHHEHALADAGTITTQADDLEGAHDALSDKVQELVAAGTLPIILGGGHETAFGSHRGLYRAVGATKIINLDAHFDLRRADQATSGTPFKQISELSDDFDYTVLGISRPNNTKVLFDEAESLGVAITLDEELTNLTPAECGELAARATEGKDKVHLSIDLDVLPASTAPGVSAPASLGVSYERIRAMAVAIARTGKLALVDVVELNPTFDIDNRTAKAAARLIDDIVTAHLTS; translated from the coding sequence ATGAACACTGAAACAGCTGAACTTTTCACCCCCGCCCCCGAATGGTCCGGCCGCTCCGATGGCCCGGGACCAGAGCATGCTCGCTGGCATAGCGTTATCAATCAGTCCGCCACTTCCCCAGCCCCAGTGACTCTCTTGGGTTTTGCTTCCGACGAGGGCGTGCTGCGTAATGGTGGGCGCCAGGGTGCAGCCGCAGGCCCAGCCGCGCTGCGTTCCGCGCTTGGCTCCTTGGCGGTGCACCATGAGCATGCGCTTGCCGACGCCGGCACGATCACCACACAGGCCGATGACCTCGAGGGTGCCCACGACGCCCTTTCCGATAAGGTGCAAGAACTCGTCGCGGCCGGCACCCTCCCCATCATCCTGGGCGGCGGGCACGAAACCGCCTTCGGCTCCCACCGCGGCCTGTATCGCGCGGTAGGCGCCACCAAGATCATCAATCTCGACGCCCACTTCGATCTCCGCCGCGCGGACCAGGCGACCTCCGGCACCCCGTTCAAGCAGATTTCGGAGCTTAGCGATGACTTTGATTACACCGTGCTGGGCATCTCCCGCCCCAATAACACCAAGGTGCTTTTTGATGAAGCCGAATCTCTCGGCGTGGCCATCACTTTGGATGAAGAGCTAACCAACCTCACCCCGGCCGAGTGCGGCGAACTTGCAGCCCGCGCCACCGAGGGCAAGGACAAGGTTCACTTGTCCATCGACCTCGATGTCCTGCCGGCTTCTACCGCGCCGGGCGTATCCGCCCCGGCATCTCTGGGCGTGAGCTATGAGCGTATCCGCGCCATGGCCGTAGCAATTGCGCGGACGGGCAAGCTGGCTCTGGTGGACGTCGTCGAGCTCAATCCCACCTTTGACATAGATAACCGCACCGCCAAAGCAGCCGCGCGGCTTATCGATGACATCGTGACGGCCCACCTCACTAGCTAA
- a CDS encoding YjiH family protein has protein sequence MTSTESVYSSHQSHDGEIPQPGGRWKLFLYSAIGAFVFFLPVTYQDKRSIPLDHMVTMVREGIPAAVPWIIFALAVYGTVRSFITGAFKESALQAVFAVLNVVGAVISFLMVIDALPWVLGDEDLVPFLWNSIAIPVGLIVPIGGAFLAFLIGFGLLEFVGVLMQPIMRPLWKTPGRSAIDAVASFVGSYSLGILVTDRVYQKGGYTGREAAIIATGFSTVSAAFMVIVAKQLDLMKVWGTYFIVTLIVTFVVTAITVRIPPLRTIPDECFADAHPDPEKPVEGSRIKNAWREAMLALQRAPSLWESIWENLRDGVRMAAAIVPSIMSVGLIGLLLARFTPIFEWIGYLFYPFAWVARLPEPVLAGKGAAMGIAEMFLPATAVAGSDSMVLKFVIGVVAVSAIIFFSALVPCILATKIPVKLTHLVIIWFERVALTILIATPIAHLLF, from the coding sequence GTGACTTCTACCGAATCGGTTTACTCCTCCCACCAGAGTCATGACGGGGAAATTCCGCAGCCTGGGGGACGGTGGAAACTCTTTTTATATAGCGCGATTGGCGCATTCGTATTCTTCCTGCCGGTGACGTATCAGGATAAGCGCTCTATTCCTTTGGACCACATGGTCACCATGGTGCGTGAGGGGATTCCGGCGGCGGTGCCGTGGATTATTTTTGCCTTGGCCGTGTACGGAACGGTGCGGAGTTTTATTACCGGCGCATTTAAAGAAAGCGCGCTTCAGGCAGTCTTTGCGGTGCTCAATGTTGTCGGTGCGGTGATCTCGTTTCTTATGGTCATCGACGCGCTGCCGTGGGTGCTCGGTGACGAGGACTTGGTGCCGTTCCTGTGGAACTCGATTGCCATTCCGGTAGGCCTCATCGTGCCTATTGGTGGTGCGTTCCTAGCGTTTCTCATTGGCTTTGGCCTGCTGGAGTTCGTCGGCGTGCTCATGCAGCCCATCATGCGACCGTTGTGGAAGACGCCGGGACGCTCTGCTATTGATGCAGTGGCCTCGTTCGTGGGCTCATATTCACTGGGAATTTTGGTCACGGACCGCGTCTACCAAAAGGGCGGATACACCGGGCGTGAGGCAGCGATTATTGCCACCGGCTTTTCGACGGTCTCTGCGGCCTTCATGGTCATCGTGGCCAAGCAGCTCGACTTGATGAAGGTATGGGGCACATACTTCATCGTCACGCTCATCGTGACTTTTGTGGTTACCGCCATTACCGTGCGGATTCCGCCGCTGCGCACCATTCCAGACGAGTGTTTTGCGGACGCGCACCCAGATCCGGAAAAGCCGGTGGAAGGCTCGCGCATCAAAAACGCGTGGCGCGAGGCGATGTTGGCGCTACAACGCGCACCGTCGTTGTGGGAGTCCATCTGGGAGAACCTGCGCGATGGTGTGCGCATGGCGGCAGCAATCGTGCCGTCCATTATGTCGGTGGGTCTCATCGGACTGCTGCTTGCGCGCTTTACGCCCATCTTCGAGTGGATTGGCTACCTGTTCTACCCATTTGCGTGGGTAGCGCGGCTTCCGGAGCCGGTACTAGCGGGCAAGGGCGCGGCCATGGGAATTGCGGAGATGTTCCTGCCCGCCACCGCAGTGGCAGGCAGCGACAGCATGGTGCTCAAGTTCGTCATCGGCGTGGTGGCAGTCTCTGCCATTATTTTCTTCTCCGCATTGGTGCCGTGCATCCTGGCAACCAAGATTCCGGTGAAGCTGACTCACTTGGTCATCATTTGGTTTGAGCGTGTCGCGCTGACCATTCTTATCGCCACCCCGATTGCCCACCTGCTGTTTTGA
- a CDS encoding (deoxy)nucleoside triphosphate pyrophosphohydrolase gives MSKPIRVVGAVFVDEERTQLLAFRKKPGTSLAGMWEFPGGKIEPGETPEQALARELKEELGISATVGEKVTTTVHHYDFATIELTTFYCTTTASLLADDLSLTDHDDTKWVTSTEAAHLTWAPADIPAVEAIASSHS, from the coding sequence ATGTCTAAACCCATTCGCGTTGTGGGCGCCGTCTTCGTCGATGAAGAACGCACACAGCTTTTAGCCTTCCGCAAGAAGCCCGGCACTTCCCTTGCTGGCATGTGGGAATTTCCCGGCGGCAAGATCGAACCCGGCGAAACACCAGAGCAAGCACTCGCGCGCGAACTTAAGGAAGAACTCGGCATTTCAGCCACCGTCGGTGAAAAGGTAACGACAACCGTTCACCATTACGATTTCGCCACCATCGAGCTCACCACCTTTTACTGCACCACCACCGCCTCCCTGCTAGCCGACGACCTCAGCCTCACCGACCACGACGATACGAAATGGGTTACCTCCACAGAGGCCGCGCATCTTACTTGGGCTCCCGCAGATATCCCTGCGGTAGAAGCTATTGCTTCTAGTCACAGCTAA
- a CDS encoding DNA cytosine methyltransferase, which translates to MATSRLHSFEICAGAGGQALGLEQAGFHHAAVVEIDNWAAETLRQNRGTEGPLGKWNVHEMDVHNLDGRPWRGKIDLFAGGVPCPPFSIAGKQLGADDERDLFPQALRLINEIDPRAVLLENVKGLGQKRFDSYRDQIIDQLEEMGYTAFWKLLQAADYGVPQLRPRFILVALKDEFANYFAWPKVVKSHMPVGTALLPLMAENGWPGAEAWARNANTVGPTLVGGSKKHGGPDVGPTRAREAWKKLGIKGSSIAESPPAADFTTDPEQEMPRLTVRMGGVIQGFPEDWKWAGGKTAQWRQVGNAFPPPVAKALGERIKFALRKKPIPKSLEPATPTRVNQLSLI; encoded by the coding sequence ATGGCTACCTCACGCCTCCACTCATTCGAGATTTGCGCTGGCGCTGGCGGCCAGGCTTTGGGCTTAGAACAGGCAGGTTTCCATCACGCAGCGGTCGTCGAAATCGATAATTGGGCCGCTGAAACTCTCCGCCAGAACCGCGGAACTGAAGGACCTCTTGGAAAATGGAATGTCCATGAAATGGACGTCCATAACCTGGATGGTAGGCCATGGAGAGGGAAAATCGACCTATTTGCTGGCGGAGTTCCATGCCCTCCTTTTTCAATAGCAGGTAAGCAACTTGGCGCCGACGATGAACGCGACCTCTTTCCACAGGCGCTACGTCTGATCAACGAAATTGATCCACGTGCTGTGCTTCTAGAAAACGTTAAAGGGCTCGGTCAAAAACGGTTTGACTCCTACCGAGATCAAATAATCGATCAGCTTGAAGAAATGGGGTACACCGCCTTTTGGAAACTTCTCCAAGCAGCTGATTATGGAGTGCCGCAGCTTCGACCAAGGTTCATCCTTGTCGCTTTAAAGGACGAATTTGCCAACTATTTTGCCTGGCCGAAAGTAGTTAAATCACACATGCCGGTGGGAACAGCACTTCTCCCGCTAATGGCAGAAAATGGTTGGCCTGGAGCTGAAGCTTGGGCTCGAAACGCAAACACAGTGGGCCCGACTCTTGTGGGCGGAAGCAAAAAACATGGTGGCCCAGATGTAGGGCCAACGCGTGCTCGAGAAGCCTGGAAGAAACTCGGAATTAAGGGCTCCTCTATCGCCGAATCACCGCCAGCTGCTGATTTCACAACAGACCCCGAACAAGAAATGCCGCGTTTGACGGTACGAATGGGTGGTGTCATCCAAGGTTTCCCCGAAGACTGGAAGTGGGCCGGTGGGAAAACCGCACAATGGCGGCAGGTTGGCAATGCCTTTCCTCCGCCGGTGGCCAAGGCACTCGGCGAACGCATAAAGTTCGCGCTGCGAAAGAAACCAATTCCGAAGTCTCTAGAACCTGCAACACCAACCCGTGTCAACCAGCTGAGTCTGATTTAA